In Phyllobacterium zundukense, one DNA window encodes the following:
- a CDS encoding protein-L-isoaspartate(D-aspartate) O-methyltransferase yields MKPALSDREGFAAFVLRMRSLGLTDQRLMSAFEATPRMAFVNGNLGNAAYGDGALPIECGEFIEGLDLQAQLIKALDLEPAHRVLEIGTGTGFTAAVMARLSGRVLSLERYRTLVELAQQRLQALKIENTFIKHTDGRNGLVHDGPFDRIIVWGAFESMPRQFVELLSSNGVMVAPIGPLDGRQVIARLSKIGSRFERQDMMPVRFLSLLEGVASAL; encoded by the coding sequence ATGAAGCCTGCCTTGTCGGACCGGGAAGGGTTTGCCGCTTTTGTCCTTCGCATGCGCTCGCTTGGCCTGACGGATCAGCGTTTGATGAGTGCCTTTGAAGCAACGCCGCGCATGGCCTTCGTCAACGGCAATCTCGGAAATGCGGCCTATGGTGACGGTGCGCTGCCGATCGAATGCGGAGAATTTATCGAGGGGCTGGATCTGCAGGCGCAGCTCATCAAGGCGCTCGATCTGGAACCTGCGCACCGCGTGCTCGAAATCGGAACAGGCACGGGCTTCACGGCTGCGGTCATGGCGCGCCTTTCGGGCCGCGTATTGTCGCTCGAGCGCTACCGCACCCTCGTGGAGCTTGCCCAACAGCGCCTTCAGGCGTTGAAGATCGAAAATACATTCATCAAGCACACGGATGGCAGGAACGGCCTGGTGCATGATGGACCTTTCGACCGCATCATTGTCTGGGGTGCTTTCGAAAGCATGCCGCGCCAGTTCGTCGAACTGCTGTCGTCAAATGGGGTCATGGTGGCGCCGATCGGTCCGCTCGACGGCCGGCAGGTGATTGCACGTCTTTCGAAAATCGGCAGCCGCTTCGAGCGGCAGGACATGATGCCGGTGCGTTTCCTCTCGCTGCTTGAAGGCGTTGCTTCTGCGCTTTGA
- a CDS encoding ATP-binding protein, whose amino-acid sequence MSEELLTDKLDRLIAVLERMAPPKPQPVKLDEADCFVWNPDRLAFDPISKVNRVDISLIRGVDNVRDILFDNTKRFADGFQANNVLLWGARGMGKSSLVKAVHASVNTAAPAGSHPLKLIEIHREDIGSLPALMAAIKDTDYRFILFCDDLSFDHDDTSYKSLKAALEGGVEGRPDNVIFYATSNRRHLLPRDMIENERSTAINPSEAVEEKVSLSDRFGLWLGFHKCSQEDYLAMIDGYAAHFDLAMKKEQLHAQALEWSTTRGSRSGRVAWQFTQDLAGRLGKKL is encoded by the coding sequence ATGTCCGAGGAATTGCTGACAGATAAACTTGACCGTCTGATTGCAGTGCTGGAGCGCATGGCGCCGCCAAAGCCGCAGCCGGTCAAGCTGGATGAGGCGGATTGCTTCGTCTGGAATCCCGACCGCCTCGCGTTCGATCCGATCAGCAAGGTCAACCGCGTCGATATCTCCCTGATCCGCGGCGTCGACAATGTTCGCGACATCCTCTTTGACAACACAAAGCGCTTTGCCGACGGTTTCCAGGCCAACAATGTGCTTCTGTGGGGCGCGCGCGGAATGGGAAAATCATCGCTGGTCAAGGCGGTTCATGCGTCGGTCAACACGGCCGCACCGGCTGGCAGCCACCCGTTGAAACTGATCGAGATCCACCGCGAGGATATCGGCAGCCTCCCTGCCCTGATGGCCGCCATCAAGGATACCGACTATCGTTTCATCCTGTTTTGCGATGATCTGTCGTTCGATCATGACGACACCTCCTACAAATCCTTGAAAGCAGCGCTGGAAGGTGGCGTCGAGGGGCGGCCGGATAACGTGATCTTCTATGCCACGTCGAACCGCCGCCATCTCCTGCCCCGTGACATGATCGAGAACGAACGTTCGACGGCGATCAACCCGTCCGAAGCCGTCGAGGAAAAAGTCTCGCTGTCCGACCGTTTCGGCCTCTGGCTCGGGTTCCACAAATGCAGCCAGGAAGATTATCTGGCGATGATCGACGGCTACGCCGCGCATTTTGACCTTGCCATGAAAAAGGAACAGCTCCATGCGCAGGCACTGGAGTGGTCGACCACGCGCGGCTCGCGGTCGGGGCGCGTCGCCTGGCAATTCACGCAAGACCTGGCCGGTCGTCTCGGCAAGAAGCTCTGA
- a CDS encoding type II toxin-antitoxin system HicB family antitoxin — MNVMHYKDYTARIEYDDEDEIFFGKIADISDGVGFHADTVADLKVAFHEAVDDYIETCTKIGKQPQKPYSGKMMFRVKPEIHRRAALAAERAGKSLNQWAEEALDKAAG, encoded by the coding sequence ATGAACGTCATGCACTACAAAGACTACACCGCGCGCATCGAATACGACGATGAGGATGAAATTTTCTTCGGCAAAATTGCTGATATCAGCGATGGTGTCGGTTTTCATGCCGATACGGTAGCAGACTTGAAAGTGGCATTTCATGAAGCTGTCGATGACTATATCGAGACATGCACCAAAATCGGCAAGCAGCCCCAAAAGCCATATTCGGGCAAAATGATGTTTCGGGTAAAGCCTGAAATTCACCGCCGAGCGGCGCTTGCTGCAGAGCGAGCCGGCAAGAGCCTCAATCAATGGGCTGAAGAGGCATTGGACAAGGCGGCGGGCTGA
- the tatB gene encoding Sec-independent protein translocase protein TatB: MFEVGWSEILVIVIVLIVVVGPKDLPKMLRAFGKATTKFRATAGEFRRQFDEALKEAELDDVRDIINDAKSLDPRSDIRKVFDPVRTIGEEIRSSLKDATSTSKENVAIPDPEAPGATQLQPQVMEPLAAAPSDAPAKPPAKTVKAKTAPAAITTAAAPKAASKKKAAPAVTAEAKPAKAPAKRTAKPRTKAGDTGIQS; this comes from the coding sequence ATGTTTGAAGTTGGTTGGTCGGAAATCCTGGTGATCGTGATCGTTTTGATCGTGGTGGTTGGTCCTAAGGATTTGCCGAAAATGCTGCGTGCATTTGGCAAGGCGACGACGAAGTTTCGCGCGACCGCCGGAGAATTCCGGCGGCAATTCGACGAAGCCCTCAAGGAGGCGGAACTTGATGACGTTCGCGACATCATCAACGATGCCAAGAGCCTCGATCCGCGCAGCGACATCCGCAAGGTATTCGACCCGGTCAGGACGATCGGCGAGGAAATCCGTTCAAGCCTGAAAGATGCGACATCAACCTCCAAGGAAAATGTCGCGATTCCGGACCCGGAAGCTCCAGGCGCCACGCAGTTGCAGCCGCAAGTAATGGAACCCCTGGCGGCGGCTCCTTCAGATGCGCCGGCTAAACCACCGGCCAAGACTGTGAAGGCGAAAACAGCGCCTGCGGCAATAACGACGGCAGCGGCTCCAAAAGCCGCGTCAAAGAAAAAGGCCGCACCGGCAGTTACTGCCGAGGCCAAGCCGGCCAAGGCACCAGCGAAAAGAACGGCAAAGCCGCGAACAAAGGCTGGCGATACGGGGATACAATCTTGA
- the tatC gene encoding twin-arginine translocase subunit TatC, with translation MNKIDDDIDKSSAPLIEHLIELRRRLIWALVAFFVAFLGCFHYGKQLFNLLVIPYQWAVGWAGFDPAKAQLIYTAPQEFFFTQVKVAMFGGLVLAFPVIASQIYKFVAPGLYRNERMAFLPFLIASPILFLLGGALVYFFFTPMVMWFFLAMQQQGVAGEVQISLLPKVSEYLSLIMTLIFAFGLVFQLPVVTTLLARVGLVGYEGLKSKRKYAIVIAFIVAAVITPPDPVSQIGLALPTILLYEISIWMARLVEKKRAAADAEAQSESSEISS, from the coding sequence TTGAACAAGATCGACGACGATATTGACAAGAGCTCGGCGCCGCTGATCGAGCATTTGATCGAGCTGCGCCGGCGGCTGATCTGGGCCCTGGTTGCGTTTTTCGTCGCGTTCCTCGGTTGCTTCCATTATGGCAAGCAATTGTTCAACCTGCTGGTGATCCCCTATCAGTGGGCCGTCGGCTGGGCAGGTTTTGATCCGGCCAAGGCGCAGCTGATCTATACGGCGCCGCAGGAGTTCTTCTTCACCCAGGTGAAGGTCGCCATGTTTGGCGGTCTCGTGCTGGCATTCCCGGTGATCGCGTCGCAGATCTACAAATTCGTGGCTCCGGGGCTCTATCGCAATGAGCGCATGGCGTTTCTGCCATTCCTGATTGCATCGCCGATCCTTTTCCTTTTGGGTGGGGCGCTGGTCTACTTCTTCTTCACGCCGATGGTCATGTGGTTCTTCCTCGCCATGCAACAGCAGGGCGTTGCCGGTGAAGTGCAGATTTCGCTGCTGCCGAAGGTTTCCGAATATCTCAGCCTCATCATGACGCTGATCTTCGCCTTTGGGCTGGTTTTCCAGCTGCCGGTGGTCACCACGTTGCTGGCGCGCGTGGGTCTCGTCGGTTACGAAGGGCTCAAGTCCAAACGCAAATATGCGATTGTGATCGCCTTCATCGTGGCGGCTGTCATCACGCCGCCAGACCCGGTGAGCCAGATCGGTCTTGCGCTCCCGACGATCCTTCTCTACGAGATTTCCATCTGGATGGCGCGTCTGGTCGAGAAGAAGCGTGCGGCGGCTGATGCCGAAGCGCAATCGGAGTCCAGCGAAATCTCTTCCTGA
- a CDS encoding peptidoglycan DD-metalloendopeptidase family protein, giving the protein MRLSTLNKASRRLALNAAILTVAGMAAGCSSGVQRFTSADFSSGYSDNQRSIMQAQNTGPQPYTPPVDSTYTASVNRGAVQSSGGVQRGSLPPVGAASASALPPVSSQPSRPALAPVANAAPMRNQQLASAEPVQPMKAAPLGTNSGTLKTPDGREAKMPAKPAPVQAPSNDVAVLPQTPQVKEKQVAVSTTPATAKNTTPPSNGGSYTVQSGDTLHAISRKTGSNVEAIKQANNMTDGTVRIGQSLIIPPSNAALAQNVANNMKPKGGVDQVKTASTPPAEQPKAVASAATQAVATPAATQADSQAKPYTPPQASEKVIDDAEKDVAAAPAGTGVSGMRWPVRGRVVANYGKGSDGIDISVPEGTPIKAAENGVVIYSGDGLKEFGNTVLVRHDNGLVTVYGNASKLNVQRGQKVKRGEELGRSGMTGNATSPKLHFEVRKNSTPVDPAKYLES; this is encoded by the coding sequence ATGCGTTTGAGTACCCTAAACAAAGCGTCACGGCGGCTGGCTCTGAATGCCGCTATTCTCACGGTTGCCGGTATGGCTGCAGGTTGCAGCTCGGGAGTGCAGCGCTTTACCAGCGCCGACTTTAGCTCTGGCTACAGCGATAACCAGCGTTCGATCATGCAGGCCCAGAATACGGGCCCGCAGCCCTATACGCCGCCGGTCGATTCAACCTACACGGCTTCGGTCAATCGCGGTGCTGTCCAGTCCTCTGGCGGTGTTCAGCGCGGCAGCCTGCCGCCTGTAGGCGCCGCAAGTGCTTCGGCGCTTCCACCTGTTTCGTCGCAGCCGTCGCGTCCAGCCCTCGCGCCTGTCGCAAATGCGGCTCCGATGCGGAACCAGCAGCTGGCATCCGCCGAGCCTGTCCAACCGATGAAGGCAGCGCCGCTTGGCACAAATTCCGGTACGTTGAAGACCCCGGATGGCCGCGAAGCAAAAATGCCAGCAAAGCCCGCGCCAGTTCAGGCGCCGTCGAATGACGTTGCCGTCCTGCCGCAGACCCCGCAGGTCAAGGAAAAGCAGGTAGCAGTTTCCACCACGCCGGCGACGGCAAAGAACACGACCCCGCCGAGCAATGGCGGTTCCTACACGGTTCAGAGCGGCGATACCCTGCATGCGATTTCGCGCAAGACCGGCAGCAATGTCGAGGCGATCAAGCAGGCGAACAATATGACCGACGGTACGGTCCGTATCGGGCAGTCGCTGATCATTCCGCCATCCAATGCGGCGCTGGCGCAGAATGTTGCCAACAACATGAAGCCGAAGGGTGGCGTCGATCAGGTCAAGACCGCATCGACACCGCCAGCCGAGCAGCCGAAGGCTGTGGCAAGCGCTGCCACACAGGCGGTTGCAACTCCTGCTGCAACGCAGGCTGACAGTCAGGCCAAACCCTATACGCCGCCACAGGCCAGTGAAAAAGTCATCGACGATGCCGAGAAGGATGTTGCCGCCGCGCCTGCGGGTACGGGTGTCTCGGGAATGCGCTGGCCGGTACGCGGCCGTGTCGTTGCCAATTACGGCAAGGGCAGTGACGGCATCGATATCTCGGTGCCGGAGGGCACGCCGATCAAGGCCGCGGAAAACGGCGTCGTTATCTACTCCGGTGACGGCCTCAAGGAATTCGGCAACACGGTTCTGGTTCGGCACGACAATGGCCTGGTCACCGTTTACGGCAATGCCAGCAAGTTGAATGTTCAGCGTGGTCAGAAGGTCAAGCGCGGCGAAGAACTCGGACGCTCCGGCATGACCGGCAACGCCACGTCGCCGAAGCTGCACTTCGAGGTCCGCAAGAATTCTACGCCTGTCGATCCGGCGAAATATCTCGAATCCTGA
- a CDS encoding type II toxin-antitoxin system HicA family toxin, which yields MNSRHRRTLAAVFADPVSGSIAWSDIESLLISVGARTIEGSGSRVKFEKDGEVESFHRPHPSKEAKRYQVRAARVFLERIGIKP from the coding sequence ATGAACAGCAGACACAGACGGACCTTGGCGGCTGTCTTTGCGGACCCGGTTTCAGGTTCCATTGCATGGTCAGATATTGAAAGTTTGCTGATCAGCGTGGGGGCACGAACGATCGAGGGTAGTGGGTCGCGTGTAAAATTTGAAAAAGATGGAGAAGTGGAAAGCTTTCATCGGCCTCACCCCTCCAAGGAAGCAAAGCGTTACCAGGTGCGTGCGGCTCGGGTCTTTTTGGAGAGAATTGGAATAAAGCCATGA
- a CDS encoding segregation and condensation protein A encodes MAASEQKINGKNATPMEALWESTSDRGLSEPSLVIDIKGFEGPLDLLLHLARNQRVDLARISVLALVEQYLVFIRQAQALRLELAADYLVMAAWLAYLKSKLLIPKTPGDEGESGEELAATLQFRLKRLEAMRDAATKLINRNRLGRDVFARGMPEAVIVDQTNTYAATLYELLTAYAAQRQKRATSHVQIARRTVWSLKDARTILMRLVGELKDWTALDQYLLEFIVSPAERATAMASSFAASLEMVREGHLEIRQTGAFNPIYLRNRPEGRVETLGVTMEEVVNG; translated from the coding sequence TTGGCTGCGAGCGAGCAAAAGATAAACGGCAAGAACGCGACGCCCATGGAGGCGCTGTGGGAAAGCACGTCTGATCGCGGCCTCAGCGAGCCCTCACTTGTCATCGATATCAAGGGCTTCGAAGGTCCGCTTGACCTTCTGCTGCATCTTGCGCGTAACCAGCGGGTCGATCTTGCCCGTATTTCCGTGCTTGCACTGGTTGAGCAATACCTGGTGTTCATTCGCCAGGCACAGGCGCTGCGGCTGGAGCTTGCCGCCGATTACCTGGTGATGGCGGCCTGGCTCGCCTATCTGAAATCAAAGCTTCTGATCCCCAAGACACCGGGCGATGAAGGCGAAAGCGGTGAAGAACTTGCGGCAACGCTGCAGTTCAGGCTGAAGCGGCTGGAGGCAATGCGTGACGCGGCGACCAAGCTGATCAATCGCAACCGGCTCGGGCGCGATGTTTTCGCGCGGGGCATGCCCGAGGCAGTGATCGTCGACCAAACCAACACCTATGCCGCCACACTATACGAGTTGCTGACCGCCTATGCCGCGCAGCGCCAGAAACGCGCGACATCGCATGTCCAGATCGCGCGGCGCACCGTCTGGTCGCTGAAGGATGCCCGTACGATCCTGATGCGGCTGGTTGGCGAATTGAAGGACTGGACGGCACTCGACCAGTATCTGCTCGAATTCATCGTTTCGCCGGCGGAAAGAGCAACAGCTATGGCGAGTTCGTTCGCCGCAAGTCTGGAAATGGTCCGGGAAGGCCATCTCGAAATTCGCCAGACTGGCGCGTTCAACCCCATCTATCTTCGCAACAGGCCAGAGGGACGCGTGGAGACGCTGGGTGTGACTATGGAGGAAGTGGTCAATGGCTGA
- the scpB gene encoding SMC-Scp complex subunit ScpB, which produces MASEGSWNSRLPVSEALRMAEAILFASAEPVTEKALQERLPSGVDVAALLGELQEIYSKRGINLRQVGGAWAFRTAADLAFLMNREAVQQKKLSRAALEVLAIIAYHQPVTRAELEDIRGVETSKGTLDVLMETGWIKFRGRRRTPGRPITYGTTASFLDHFGLQEVRDLPGIDELRGAGLLSARMPSNFAIPVPANDPDELTEDEDPLTDIDLEELGLLTPRIDHD; this is translated from the coding sequence CTGGCGTCGGAAGGCAGCTGGAATTCGCGGTTGCCGGTTTCCGAGGCGCTGCGCATGGCAGAAGCAATTCTGTTCGCCTCGGCCGAACCGGTGACGGAGAAGGCGCTGCAGGAACGCCTGCCATCCGGGGTCGATGTTGCTGCACTGCTCGGCGAGTTGCAGGAGATCTATTCCAAGCGCGGCATCAATCTGCGGCAGGTTGGCGGCGCGTGGGCGTTCCGGACTGCCGCCGATCTGGCTTTCCTGATGAATCGCGAGGCAGTGCAGCAGAAGAAACTGTCACGCGCAGCACTGGAGGTCCTGGCGATCATCGCGTACCACCAGCCGGTAACGCGGGCAGAGCTCGAAGACATTCGCGGCGTCGAGACCTCAAAAGGCACGCTCGATGTGCTCATGGAGACGGGCTGGATCAAGTTCCGGGGGCGTCGCCGCACGCCGGGCCGTCCGATTACCTACGGCACCACCGCTTCTTTCCTCGATCATTTTGGCCTGCAGGAAGTACGCGATCTGCCGGGTATCGACGAATTACGCGGGGCAGGGCTGCTTTCGGCCCGAATGCCGTCGAATTTTGCCATTCCGGTTCCGGCCAACGATCCGGATGAATTGACCGAGGATGAGGATCCGCTGACGGATATTGACCTTGAAGAACTCGGACTGCTCACTCCCCGCATTGACCATGATTGA
- the yajC gene encoding preprotein translocase subunit YajC — translation MFVTPAYAQATGVGGAPEMLMSILPFILIFVIMYFLIIRPQRTAAKKREEQLKNIRRGDTIITGGGFIAKVIKVYEDTGELDVEIGEGVKARVLRGMVADVRVKGEPVADNKK, via the coding sequence ATGTTCGTAACTCCCGCATATGCACAGGCAACGGGTGTCGGTGGCGCACCGGAAATGCTCATGAGCATCCTGCCGTTCATCCTGATCTTCGTGATCATGTATTTCCTGATCATCCGCCCGCAGCGCACAGCGGCGAAGAAGCGCGAAGAGCAACTGAAGAACATCCGCCGTGGCGACACAATTATCACCGGCGGCGGGTTCATTGCCAAGGTGATCAAGGTTTATGAAGATACGGGCGAGCTGGACGTTGAAATCGGCGAGGGGGTCAAGGCGCGCGTGCTCCGCGGCATGGTTGCCGATGTCCGGGTCAAGGGCGAGCCGGTTGCCGACAACAAGAAATAA
- the serS gene encoding serine--tRNA ligase — protein MLDIKWIRENPQALDAALAKRGIEPASSRLIELDEKRRQHIAKLQDAQERRNAASKEIGKAMGAKDQATADRLKAEVAEIKLFLQSAEEEERQFDRALNDALSVLPNLPLDSVPVGKDEADNAETRRVGDLKNFAFEPKEHFEIGEKLGYMDFERAAKLSGSRFTVLKGQLSRLERALGQFMLDLHTTEHGYTEVSPPLLVNDDVLYGTGQLPKFAEDLFQTTDGRYLIPTAEVPLTNLVREEILDIRDLPIRMTALTACFRSEAGSAGRDTRGMLRQHQFMKVELVSITDAERSIEEHERMTGCAEEVLKRLDLPFRTMTLCTGDMGFGAQKTYDLEVWLPGQKAYREISSCSVCGDFQARRMNARYRPEGEKSTRFVHTLNGSGVAVGRALIAVVENYQNEDGSVTVPDALLPYMGGLKRIEKAA, from the coding sequence ATGCTCGATATCAAATGGATCCGCGAGAATCCGCAAGCGCTTGACGCAGCTCTGGCCAAACGGGGCATCGAGCCAGCATCGTCTCGGCTGATCGAGCTGGACGAAAAGCGCCGTCAGCACATTGCCAAGCTCCAGGACGCACAGGAACGCCGCAATGCCGCCTCGAAAGAGATCGGCAAGGCCATGGGCGCCAAAGACCAGGCAACTGCCGATCGCCTCAAGGCGGAAGTGGCAGAGATCAAGCTGTTCCTGCAATCCGCCGAAGAGGAAGAGCGCCAGTTCGATCGCGCGCTGAACGATGCATTGTCGGTTCTGCCGAACCTGCCACTCGACAGCGTGCCGGTCGGCAAGGACGAGGCCGACAATGCCGAAACGCGACGCGTTGGTGATCTGAAGAATTTCGCCTTCGAGCCGAAAGAGCATTTCGAGATAGGCGAAAAGCTCGGCTACATGGACTTCGAACGGGCGGCGAAGCTTTCAGGCAGCCGATTCACTGTTCTGAAGGGTCAGTTGTCCCGGCTGGAACGTGCGCTTGGTCAGTTCATGCTCGACCTGCACACGACCGAGCACGGTTATACCGAGGTCAGCCCGCCGCTGCTGGTCAATGATGACGTGCTTTACGGTACGGGGCAGCTGCCGAAATTCGCCGAAGATTTGTTCCAGACGACCGATGGCCGGTATCTCATTCCGACTGCAGAGGTGCCGTTGACCAATCTGGTGCGTGAGGAAATCCTCGACATTCGCGATCTGCCGATCCGCATGACCGCCTTGACCGCGTGCTTCCGCTCAGAGGCGGGTTCGGCCGGGCGTGACACGCGCGGTATGCTGCGCCAGCACCAGTTCATGAAGGTCGAACTCGTATCGATCACCGATGCCGAGCGTTCGATTGAAGAACATGAGCGGATGACCGGCTGCGCCGAGGAAGTGCTGAAGCGGCTCGACCTGCCATTCCGCACGATGACGCTGTGCACGGGAGACATGGGCTTTGGTGCACAAAAGACCTATGATCTCGAAGTCTGGCTGCCCGGCCAGAAAGCCTATCGCGAAATCTCCAGCTGTTCGGTCTGCGGCGACTTTCAGGCACGCCGGATGAACGCGCGCTACAGGCCCGAGGGCGAGAAGTCGACGCGCTTTGTCCATACGCTGAATGGTTCGGGAGTGGCGGTCGGGCGTGCGCTGATTGCTGTTGTCGAAAATTATCAAAATGAAGATGGCAGTGTCACAGTTCCGGATGCACTCTTGCCCTATATGGGTGGACTGAAACGGATCGAAAAAGCGGCTTAA
- a CDS encoding twin-arginine translocase TatA/TatE family subunit, with protein sequence MGSFSIWHWLIVLAVVLLLFGRGKIPELMGDVAKGIKNFKSGMSDDDAAAADDSKTIDNKTSQPVNSVKEKTTKS encoded by the coding sequence ATGGGTAGTTTTTCAATCTGGCACTGGCTTATCGTGCTTGCAGTCGTGCTTCTTCTGTTCGGTCGAGGCAAGATTCCGGAACTCATGGGCGACGTTGCCAAGGGTATCAAGAACTTCAAGAGCGGCATGAGCGACGACGATGCGGCCGCCGCGGATGATTCCAAGACGATTGATAACAAGACAAGCCAGCCGGTGAATTCAGTCAAGGAAAAGACGACAAAGTCTTGA
- the surE gene encoding 5'/3'-nucleotidase SurE: protein MRILLTNDDGIHAEGLSVLERIARQLSDDIWVIAPETDQSGLAHSLTLSNPLRLRKIDERHYAVRGTPTDCVIMGVKHLMPEAPDLIISGVNSGSNMADDVTYSGTVAGAIEGTLLGIKSIALSQEYNLDGGTRILPWEVVEERAPALLKKLLSVELAKGVLVNINFPSCAASEIAGIRVTAQGKLSHGLAIEERHDGRGLPYYWLRYGRGKDVPAENSDVAAIRKNFISITPLQLDLTAHEMRATLEDAFA from the coding sequence ATGCGCATTCTCTTGACCAACGATGATGGTATTCATGCGGAAGGTCTGAGCGTACTCGAACGCATTGCCCGCCAATTGTCCGACGATATCTGGGTGATTGCGCCGGAGACCGATCAGAGCGGCCTGGCGCATTCGCTGACCCTCTCCAACCCGTTGCGGCTGCGTAAGATCGACGAGCGGCATTATGCCGTGCGCGGGACACCAACCGATTGCGTGATCATGGGTGTCAAGCATCTCATGCCCGAGGCTCCCGATCTGATCATCTCGGGTGTCAATTCCGGCTCGAATATGGCTGATGATGTTACCTATTCCGGTACGGTTGCCGGCGCGATCGAGGGCACGCTGCTGGGCATCAAATCCATTGCCCTGTCGCAGGAATACAACCTCGATGGCGGCACCCGCATCCTGCCGTGGGAAGTCGTCGAGGAACGCGCGCCGGCTCTCCTGAAAAAACTGCTCAGCGTGGAACTGGCAAAGGGCGTTCTCGTCAATATCAATTTCCCCAGCTGTGCTGCATCGGAAATTGCGGGCATACGCGTTACGGCGCAGGGCAAGCTCTCGCATGGCCTTGCCATCGAGGAACGCCATGACGGGCGTGGCTTGCCCTACTACTGGTTGCGTTATGGGCGCGGCAAGGATGTGCCTGCCGAGAACAGCGACGTTGCCGCGATCCGCAAGAATTTCATTTCGATCACGCCGTTGCAGCTCGATCTGACAGCGCATGAGATGCGTGCAACATTGGAGGATGCATTCGCATGA